One segment of Nostoc piscinale CENA21 DNA contains the following:
- a CDS encoding serine/threonine protein kinase has protein sequence MSLCINPVCPKSNNQNNDKHRFCQSCGSPLELPGRYRVIRLLSDKAGFGKVYEAHTKDTSKILKVLREDLSNDAAIKIFQQEAAVLGQLHHPGIPKIDGYFQYQTRDGLILHCTATEKIDGCDLEQWMNQQQYRPISQTQAIAWLQQLAEILNLVHSKKYLHKDIKPSHIKLRSNGQLVLVDFSTSKEVSKQYLAQFNHSGEMTSIISSGYGALEQMQGQAVPQSDFFALGRTFAFLLTGRHPLDMYDARKNLLQWRNFASHVSPGLLDLVDWLMATKITDRPKNAQEILQQLGEIEQQHVKLNLTSNLQEKHFSPSIIKTEIGEKLPLFAFLAAFVVSLGLIGVMAWGMRSPKISALITQTQAPETKGKIEFFGYKEGRDSQGKTAEFSIAILSTEYKWLLNSNFQIQYNNQVVSVDFLKLNLEQESIQKIMEYPTEIISVGTATCEGNLDVAQRLALERAKQIQLLSQKLFKNTSSVKGYRLLNLGQFQRGKCPSNQDITDYQSSIIIIGVRKKSKGVIVDEALRYRLINQPFADFKLDDYSLGAVDKFITIPQPIWIKGRAANKW, from the coding sequence ATGAGCCTTTGTATAAATCCAGTTTGTCCCAAATCGAACAATCAAAATAACGATAAACACCGCTTCTGTCAAAGTTGTGGTTCTCCGTTAGAATTACCGGGGCGTTACCGTGTCATTCGCTTGTTGAGTGACAAAGCTGGCTTTGGCAAAGTCTATGAAGCACACACAAAAGATACGTCAAAAATCCTCAAAGTACTGCGAGAGGATCTGTCAAATGATGCAGCAATCAAGATTTTTCAACAAGAAGCTGCTGTATTAGGACAGTTGCATCATCCCGGAATTCCCAAAATTGATGGTTATTTTCAATATCAAACGCGCGATGGTTTAATATTACACTGCACGGCGACGGAAAAAATCGACGGCTGTGATCTAGAACAGTGGATGAATCAACAGCAATATCGTCCAATTTCGCAAACCCAAGCTATTGCCTGGTTGCAACAATTAGCCGAAATTTTAAACTTGGTACATAGCAAAAAATATCTGCATAAAGATATTAAACCATCTCACATTAAACTGCGGTCTAACGGACAATTAGTTTTAGTTGACTTCAGCACATCCAAAGAAGTCAGCAAGCAATATCTGGCTCAATTTAATCATAGTGGTGAAATGACATCAATTATTTCATCAGGTTATGGTGCATTAGAACAAATGCAAGGTCAAGCTGTACCGCAATCAGATTTTTTTGCCTTGGGACGCACTTTTGCCTTTTTATTAACAGGGCGGCATCCTTTAGATATGTATGATGCTCGGAAAAATTTGCTGCAATGGCGAAATTTTGCCTCTCACGTCTCACCAGGGTTATTAGATTTAGTTGACTGGTTAATGGCAACTAAGATTACAGACAGACCCAAGAATGCTCAAGAAATCTTGCAGCAGTTAGGCGAAATTGAACAACAGCACGTTAAATTGAATTTAACTAGTAATCTGCAAGAAAAACACTTTTCTCCTAGTATTATCAAAACAGAAATAGGAGAAAAACTGCCTTTGTTCGCATTCTTAGCAGCATTTGTGGTGTCATTAGGTTTAATTGGTGTTATGGCATGGGGAATGCGATCGCCTAAAATTTCTGCCCTCATCACCCAAACTCAAGCTCCTGAAACAAAAGGTAAAATCGAGTTTTTTGGCTATAAAGAAGGCAGAGATAGTCAAGGTAAAACCGCAGAATTCAGCATTGCTATTTTATCAACAGAATATAAATGGCTATTAAATAGTAATTTTCAAATTCAATACAATAACCAAGTTGTAAGTGTTGATTTTTTAAAGTTAAATCTTGAACAAGAAAGTATTCAGAAAATTATGGAATACCCTACAGAAATTATTTCTGTGGGTACAGCAACTTGTGAAGGTAATTTAGACGTTGCCCAGCGTCTCGCTCTCGAACGTGCCAAGCAAATTCAATTATTATCCCAAAAATTATTTAAAAATACATCCAGTGTGAAAGGTTATCGCTTATTAAATCTTGGGCAATTTCAGCGCGGTAAATGTCCATCTAATCAAGATATAACGGATTATCAAAGCAGTATCATCATTATTGGGGTACGCAAGAAATCTAAAGGCGTAATTGTCGATGAAGCTCTCAGATATCGGTTAATCAATCAGCCCTTTGCCGATTTTAAATTAGATGATTATTCCTTGGGAGCAGTTGATAAATTTATAACTATTCCCCAACCTATATGGATTAAAGGTAGAGCAGCCAATAAGTGGTAG